From a single Lolium rigidum isolate FL_2022 chromosome 7, APGP_CSIRO_Lrig_0.1, whole genome shotgun sequence genomic region:
- the LOC124670074 gene encoding uncharacterized protein LOC124670074: MAELKCGEDGDDGQDMKWKDIMAAQKLWIRKREIFAKLPLIPFQAKYTHNYQYQNKEEETESTRAVKEQMALEESEFAVYRSSSEFSCFGSFETITTLSPMYYTHWTPERIPFMIGIATTESSLQIYSFKIQMKGENLNWPLYVYGVVAARDKVDRNRNFLFYRPRHDCQILTEDDQILRLTGPSRAIIALDPVDFEVELKLKGITESKDRPLMNKRYHYWGVCTTDSVSIKLENCKCTAEISLKHHPETVQATVLGVRIVEGSLFPFKYGGRVVCYSPPEERLLMGSKGTVDDVMDLSKEILLLDSRDFDDGVEMPMGSDGYFDLSRRVVSVPWKESMKIVIQAYSESLAKSQGKKRCLEPEDIAARGHVKFPSKYCNISRGMCDLGDSKVEVTVAWSAIVTRKSNLSVLC, encoded by the exons ATGGCCGAACTGAAATGTGGTGAGGATGGGGATGATGGTCAGGACATGAAGTGGAAGGATATCATGGCTGCCCAAAAACTCTGGATAAGGAAGAGGGAGATCTTCGCCAAATTGCCACTGATCCCTTTCCAGGCAAAGTATACTCACAATTACCAGTACCAGAacaaggaggaggagacggaatcCACAAGAGCTGTCAAGGAGCAGATGGCTTTGGAGGAGAGTGAATTCGCTGTGTACCGTTCCAGCTCTGAATTTTCTTGCTTCGGTTCCTTTGAAACCATCA CCACATTGAGTCCCATGTACTATACACACTGGACACCCGAACGCATCCCGTTCATGATCGGTATTGCAACCACTGAGAGCAGCCTGCAGATATACTCCTTCAAAATTCAAATGAAAGGCGAAAATTTGAACTGGCCACTCTATGTGTATGGCGTGGTTGCTGCCCGAGACAAAGTCGATCGCAACCGCAACTTTCTCTTCTACCGGCCAAGGCACGACTGCCAAATACTCACAGAAGAT GATCAGATTTTGCGCCTGACTGGCCCATCTCGGGCAATTATCGCTTTGGACCCTGTTGACTTCGAAGTCGAACTAAAACTTAAGGGCATAACAGAGTCCAAGGACAGACCGTTGATGAACAAACGCTACCATTACTGGGGCGTTTGCACTACTGATTCCGTTTCTATTAAATTAGAGAACTGCAAATGCACAGCAGAGATAAGCCTGAAGCATCATCCAGAAACTGTCCAGGCCACCGTTTTGGGTGTCCGCATTGTTGAAGGTAGCCTATTCCCTTTCAAATATGGAGGCCGGGTTGTGTGCTACTCGCCGCCTGAGGAGCGTTTGCTCATGGGTAGCAAAGGCACCGTTGATGACGTTATGGATCTGTCCAAGGAAATCCTGCTACTTGATTCTCGTGATTTTGATGATGGTGTCGAGATGCCAATGGGCTCGGATGGCTACTTTGATCTGTCGAGGCGTGTTGTTTCTGTGCCATGGAAAGAAAGCATGAAAATTGTCATACAAGCCTACTCAGAGTCACTTGCGAAAAGCCAAGGGAAAAAACGCTGCCTGGAACCTGAAGATATTGCTGCAAGAGGCCATGTGAAGTTCCCGTCCAAATATTGCAACATAAGCCGAGGTATGTGTGACCTTGGCGACTCTAAGGTGGAGGTTACTGTTGCTTGGTCAGCCATTGTTACGAGGAAGAGCAATCTCAGTGTCCTATGCTGA